In Janthinobacterium rivuli, a single genomic region encodes these proteins:
- the glyA gene encoding serine hydroxymethyltransferase, protein MFAKDHNLANVDPELFAVIQKENTRQHDHIELIASENYTSPAVMEAQGSQLTNKYAEGYPGKRYYGGCEYVDVAEQLAIDRVKQLFGAECANVQPNSGSQANQGVFFAMLKPGDLIMGMSLAEGGHLTHGMPLNMSGKWFDVVSYGLTAEEDIDYEAMERLARERKPKLIIAGASAFSKKIDFERFGKIAKEVGAYFMVDMAHYAGLIAAGLYPNPVPFADFVTSTTHKSLRGPRGGIILMKAEHEKAINSAIFPGIQGGPLMHVIAGKAVAFKEALSPEFVEYQKQVIKNADVLAKTLIKRGLRIVSGGTESHVMLVDLRAKNLTGKEAEAILGSAHITCNKNGIPNDPQKPFVTSGIRLGSPAMTTRGFKEAQAEEVGNLIADVLDNPHDAATIERVKAAVKVLADAHPVYAA, encoded by the coding sequence ATGTTTGCAAAAGATCACAACCTCGCCAACGTCGATCCTGAATTGTTCGCCGTCATTCAAAAAGAGAACACGCGCCAGCACGACCACATCGAACTGATCGCGTCGGAGAACTACACGTCGCCAGCCGTAATGGAAGCGCAAGGCTCGCAGCTGACGAATAAATATGCTGAAGGCTATCCAGGCAAGCGCTACTACGGTGGCTGCGAATACGTCGACGTGGCCGAGCAACTGGCCATCGACCGTGTCAAGCAATTGTTCGGCGCCGAATGCGCGAACGTGCAGCCGAACTCCGGTTCGCAGGCGAACCAGGGCGTGTTCTTCGCCATGTTGAAACCAGGCGACCTGATCATGGGTATGTCGCTGGCCGAAGGCGGCCACCTGACCCACGGCATGCCGCTGAACATGTCCGGCAAATGGTTTGACGTCGTCTCCTACGGCTTGACGGCGGAAGAAGACATCGACTACGAGGCGATGGAACGCCTGGCCCGCGAACGCAAGCCAAAACTGATCATCGCCGGCGCGTCGGCGTTCTCGAAAAAGATCGACTTCGAACGCTTCGGCAAGATCGCCAAGGAAGTTGGCGCCTACTTCATGGTCGACATGGCCCACTACGCCGGCCTGATCGCCGCCGGCCTGTACCCGAACCCGGTGCCGTTCGCCGACTTCGTCACTTCGACCACGCACAAATCGTTGCGCGGCCCGCGCGGCGGCATCATCCTGATGAAGGCCGAACACGAAAAAGCCATCAACTCGGCCATCTTCCCTGGCATCCAGGGCGGCCCGCTGATGCACGTGATCGCCGGCAAAGCTGTCGCCTTCAAGGAAGCGCTGAGCCCTGAATTCGTCGAATACCAGAAGCAAGTGATCAAGAACGCCGACGTGCTGGCGAAAACCCTGATCAAGCGCGGCCTGCGCATTGTTTCCGGCGGCACCGAATCGCACGTCATGCTGGTCGACCTGCGCGCCAAGAACCTGACGGGCAAGGAAGCCGAAGCCATCCTCGGTTCCGCGCACATCACCTGCAACAAGAACGGCATCCCGAACGACCCGCAAAAACCTTTCGTCACCTCGGGCATCCGCCTGGGCAGCCCGGCGATGACGACGCGCGGTTTCAAGGAAGCGCAAGCGGAAGAAGTGGGCAACCTGATCGCCGACGTGCTGGACAATCCGCATGACGCCGCCACCATCGAGCGCGTGAAAGCGGCCGTGAAAGTGCTGGCCGACGCGCACCCTGTGTACGCTGCATAA
- the nrdR gene encoding transcriptional regulator NrdR, with protein sequence MKCPFCQHGDTQVLDTRVSEEGDAIRRRRRCGKCDKRFTTYERIELIMPAVVKKNGSRTEFAADKLRGSLMLALRKRPVAAASVDTAIASIQEKLLTSGLREVDSGYIGELVMQELKRLDKIAYIRFASVYKNFEDLAEFQDAIAEVGQARKP encoded by the coding sequence ATGAAATGTCCATTTTGCCAGCACGGCGACACCCAGGTTCTCGATACGCGCGTATCGGAGGAAGGGGATGCCATTCGGCGCCGCCGCCGCTGCGGCAAATGCGACAAGCGTTTTACCACTTACGAGCGCATTGAACTTATCATGCCGGCCGTCGTCAAAAAGAATGGCAGCCGGACGGAGTTCGCTGCGGATAAGTTGCGCGGCAGTTTGATGCTGGCCTTGCGCAAGCGTCCCGTCGCGGCCGCCTCCGTGGATACGGCCATCGCCTCCATCCAGGAAAAACTGCTCACCAGCGGCTTGCGCGAAGTCGATTCCGGCTATATCGGCGAACTCGTCATGCAGGAATTGAAGCGCCTGGACAAGATCGCCTACATCCGCTTCGCCTCCGTCTACAAGAACTTCGAAGACCTGGCCGAATTCCAGGACGCGATCGCCGAAGTGGGGCAGGCGCGCAAGCCCTGA
- the pilV gene encoding type IV pilus modification protein PilV: MFPAGGSSLVEVLVSLLLLALGLLGASILQLNSLRARHESALLSAGVQLAAGMAERMRANSVLMHGPDTGNPYLNVAYTAADGAEAGGGAPDCLGVAACSAAELAQFDIAEWQQRLHAALPGARLRICRDTSAWDAVGQGLQWACSGGKGAPIVIKLGWRGRLPDGSPAENAAGESLPRLAFQLGGGGA, encoded by the coding sequence ATGTTTCCTGCGGGTGGCAGCAGCCTCGTCGAGGTGCTGGTGTCGCTGCTGCTGTTGGCGCTGGGTCTGCTCGGTGCCAGCATTTTGCAACTGAACTCCCTGCGCGCGCGCCATGAGTCGGCACTGTTGTCGGCGGGCGTGCAACTGGCCGCCGGCATGGCCGAACGCATGCGCGCGAACAGCGTGCTCATGCATGGCCCGGATACGGGCAACCCCTACCTGAACGTGGCATACACGGCGGCGGACGGCGCGGAAGCGGGCGGCGGCGCGCCCGACTGCCTCGGCGTTGCCGCCTGCAGCGCGGCCGAACTGGCGCAATTCGATATCGCCGAATGGCAGCAGCGGCTGCATGCGGCCTTGCCCGGCGCGCGCCTGCGCATTTGCCGCGACACTTCCGCGTGGGATGCCGTCGGCCAAGGCTTGCAGTGGGCCTGCAGCGGCGGCAAGGGCGCACCCATCGTCATCAAGCTGGGTTGGCGCGGCCGCTTGCCCGATGGCTCGCCCGCCGAGAATGCGGCAGGCGAGTCGCTGCCCAGGCTGGCATTCCAGCTGGGCGGAGGCGGCGCATGA
- a CDS encoding PilW family protein: MNTVLRRQRGMSLVELLVSLSLGALLMLAASSVLLAASGSYGDQSASARLDDNGRYALDTIARAVRQTAYVNWDSSAAPVAHADFDSANVAGLDARILGKNSEGISGALPGALHGSDVLALRYYGAGKEEGGDGSVLNCAGFGVGAAQTQAQRGWSIFYVAQGTDGEGELRCKYRGANGWGADAIIRGVDGFQVLYGLDTDTPPDGVANRYVNASALDADDAALVLEGADAAARQRDFHRRTHWKRVASVRVALLLHGEAGQADKMAELGPAQFDLFGKAYAEAHGAGDTGVRIARASLPAATRSRLRQLVQTSIMLRNGPA; encoded by the coding sequence ATGAATACTGTCCTGCGCCGGCAGCGTGGCATGAGCCTGGTCGAATTGCTGGTGTCCCTGTCGCTGGGCGCGCTGCTGATGCTGGCCGCCAGTAGCGTGCTGCTGGCGGCCAGCGGCAGTTATGGCGACCAGTCCGCCAGCGCGCGCCTCGACGACAACGGCCGCTATGCGCTCGACACCATCGCCCGCGCCGTGCGCCAGACGGCGTACGTGAACTGGGACAGCAGCGCCGCGCCCGTCGCCCATGCCGATTTCGACAGCGCCAACGTCGCCGGGCTCGACGCGCGCATCCTGGGCAAGAACAGCGAAGGCATCAGCGGCGCTTTGCCCGGCGCCCTGCATGGCAGCGACGTGCTGGCCCTGCGCTATTACGGCGCCGGCAAGGAAGAGGGCGGCGACGGCTCCGTGCTCAATTGCGCGGGCTTCGGCGTTGGCGCCGCGCAAACGCAGGCGCAGCGGGGCTGGAGCATTTTCTATGTGGCCCAAGGTACCGATGGCGAGGGTGAATTGCGTTGCAAATACCGGGGTGCGAACGGCTGGGGCGCGGACGCCATCATCCGTGGCGTCGACGGCTTCCAGGTGCTGTATGGCCTCGACACGGATACGCCGCCCGATGGCGTGGCGAACCGCTATGTCAACGCCAGCGCGCTTGACGCCGACGATGCGGCGCTGGTGCTGGAGGGGGCGGATGCGGCCGCGCGCCAGCGTGACTTTCACCGCCGCACGCACTGGAAGCGCGTGGCCAGCGTGCGCGTGGCGTTGTTGTTGCATGGCGAGGCGGGCCAGGCGGACAAGATGGCGGAACTGGGGCCGGCGCAGTTCGACCTGTTCGGCAAGGCGTATGCCGAGGCGCACGGCGCCGGCGACACGGGCGTGCGCATCGCGCGCGCGTCCCTGCCTGCCGCGACGCGCTCGCGGCTGCGGCAACTGGTGCAGACGAGCATCATGCTGCGCAACGGACCGGCCTAG
- a CDS encoding pilus assembly PilX family protein: MIIFLLGISAAQMALQGEKAARGERDRQIAFQAAEEALMDAQNDIEGLPGAPGRSSLFAPGSAAGFADGCGEGGALGLCLPAAPDAPALWLSTDLDGAEAGSRTVPYGQFTGAVMQTGQGFLPSRRPRYLIELLPFHPPGAQATAVAGGLVAESYVYRITAIGFGAQESTQVVLQSYYRKQAMGAGP, from the coding sequence GTGATCATTTTTCTGCTGGGCATATCGGCGGCGCAGATGGCCTTGCAGGGCGAAAAGGCGGCACGCGGCGAGCGCGACCGGCAGATCGCGTTTCAGGCGGCGGAGGAAGCATTGATGGATGCGCAGAACGATATCGAAGGCTTGCCCGGTGCGCCCGGGCGCAGCAGCCTCTTCGCGCCAGGCAGCGCGGCCGGGTTCGCGGACGGCTGCGGCGAGGGAGGCGCACTGGGCCTGTGCCTGCCCGCCGCGCCGGACGCTCCGGCGCTCTGGTTAAGTACGGACCTCGATGGCGCCGAAGCGGGTAGCCGCACGGTGCCGTATGGCCAGTTTACGGGCGCCGTCATGCAGACGGGGCAGGGCTTCCTGCCATCGCGCCGGCCCCGCTACCTGATTGAACTGCTGCCGTTTCATCCGCCTGGCGCGCAGGCCACGGCGGTCGCTGGTGGCCTGGTGGCGGAAAGCTATGTGTACCGCATCACGGCCATCGGTTTTGGCGCGCAGGAAAGCACGCAAGTCGTGCTGCAAAGTTATTACCGCAAGCAGGCGATGGGAGCGGGGCCATGA
- a CDS encoding pilus assembly protein, producing MRALPFAWLPLCWIFLVCGGALAAAAPPVALARADAGLYGARVPPNLLLNLSFTHAVAAAAHGGEYAPQREYFGYFHARMCYSYPYRSKDGAMLPDLRVATAYFSVLKAADALHGCGGDSFSGNFLNWASTSMLDLVRYALTGGDRVIDEVRKTVLQRAYLPDADSPIDFFAHPVFFPRKVLQKGVAAATPFALAQLAIVSCRNRLLFGDASLPPGGNCDAPGVAATHGVFLARVRVCDAEEGPLRDDLCLTYGKNYKPVGAVQRHGGRVRVGVFGHLNGVSSGAGAVYGGVLRAPLAHVGTQRWTGPDFMPQDNAGEEWNPATGVYAFQSAGPGGGVTAYINGLGRGNAGHPGTYARAAPLAELLYESLRYLQGRQASAVVPPATAPPAIDDGLPVVIAWSDPQTASCQRHVVVSLGDAGIAGDRYVPGNVPHTPASNGDRARAADGFAPPPFDAMAWTHAVGSLESGGVQGNPAPRPDLAALEWLADGAGGASYHAAGLAYWSHVQALRPGKNDGLAKVEHYAGDLRQGDPAGESAATPVTTPLLLAAKYGGFLDANGDANPFKSATGSAFDEWSLDGRWPAHYLPGSDPAALIAGLRAAFAAADKATLPATLAGPALMALASGTEEAYWFQTQLRLADGGMTLSRTAFAVGADGALLPGKPSWTAGGQEKPVPDGTPASLRLVYTPDAKGALMPLAWKRLDAEQRGAFDGGDGRGEARLAYLLGQRTHEVGQPGGFLRRRSGSLGAAAYGNLLYVGAPGLGMPGAGYGLHRQALLQRRKMLYLGANDGLLHAFDARTGSEVFAYLPQALLQLAPAAASTHYSPGPLLDGAAATAEVLALGRWKTVLVSGMGGGAQGVFALDITDPARFAQDGALWEFTDRDDRLMGNVRTPPAFARINMGGKEGAPAYRDFAIVASGYNNHVNDGKDTTAPAAAAAIFLLALDKAPGTPWTLGSNYFRLKVPVASGGGGGHDAGADAVPHALGPPAVVPGGDGALAYLYVGDLQGNIWRLDMTGGPPWKDGQGRKLVFVARDTQGRRQPVTQQLSVAYAPGGGYVLLFGTGKLVEAADTWPDAFLSQSFYAVHDDVRASSPTRSRADLEQRSLGEALGGLRVDGAELRYTGSDAMRGWYLDFMDTAQTGERSISSPVLAAGKVLFNTVLPGRDPCARPATRLYVLDVLSGFAADGAGVVQAGEQTGRLFDGLARAPPLALELNSTVGAATATGRAEGRKELAVLQPGLPGATSGAGLKVVSAPLPARRLSWREVANWRELHEAAKKK from the coding sequence ATGAGGGCTTTGCCGTTTGCCTGGCTGCCGCTCTGCTGGATTTTCCTCGTTTGCGGCGGCGCCCTTGCCGCGGCCGCACCTCCTGTGGCGCTGGCGCGGGCCGACGCGGGCTTGTACGGCGCCCGCGTGCCGCCGAACCTGCTACTCAACCTGTCTTTCACGCATGCGGTCGCCGCGGCCGCGCATGGCGGCGAGTATGCACCGCAGCGCGAGTACTTCGGTTACTTTCATGCGCGCATGTGCTACAGCTATCCGTACCGCAGCAAGGACGGCGCCATGCTGCCGGACTTGCGCGTAGCGACCGCTTACTTCTCCGTGCTGAAAGCGGCCGATGCGCTGCACGGCTGCGGCGGCGACAGTTTTAGCGGCAACTTTCTCAATTGGGCCAGCACCAGCATGCTCGACCTCGTCCGTTATGCCCTGACGGGCGGCGACCGCGTCATCGACGAAGTGCGCAAGACGGTGCTGCAGCGCGCCTACCTGCCCGATGCCGACAGCCCCATCGACTTCTTTGCCCACCCCGTCTTTTTCCCGCGCAAGGTTCTGCAGAAAGGCGTGGCGGCGGCGACACCGTTTGCGCTGGCGCAACTGGCCATCGTTTCCTGCCGTAACCGCCTGCTGTTCGGCGACGCCAGCTTGCCTCCGGGCGGCAATTGCGACGCGCCGGGCGTTGCTGCCACGCACGGCGTGTTCCTCGCGCGCGTGCGCGTCTGCGACGCGGAAGAAGGACCGCTGCGCGACGATTTATGCCTCACGTACGGCAAGAACTACAAGCCGGTGGGCGCCGTGCAGCGCCATGGCGGCAGGGTGCGCGTGGGCGTGTTTGGCCATTTGAACGGCGTGAGCTCCGGCGCCGGCGCCGTGTATGGCGGCGTGCTGCGCGCGCCATTGGCTCACGTGGGCACGCAGCGCTGGACGGGGCCTGATTTTATGCCGCAAGACAATGCCGGCGAGGAATGGAATCCCGCCACCGGTGTGTATGCGTTCCAGAGCGCCGGCCCTGGCGGCGGGGTGACCGCTTACATTAATGGCCTGGGCCGCGGCAACGCCGGGCATCCTGGCACGTACGCCAGGGCGGCGCCACTGGCCGAATTGCTGTACGAATCGCTGCGTTACCTGCAGGGGCGGCAAGCAAGCGCCGTCGTGCCACCCGCCACGGCCCCGCCCGCCATCGATGACGGCTTGCCGGTCGTGATTGCGTGGAGCGACCCGCAAACGGCCAGTTGCCAGCGCCATGTCGTCGTCAGTCTCGGCGATGCGGGCATAGCGGGCGACCGTTACGTGCCCGGCAATGTCCCGCACACTCCCGCATCCAACGGTGACCGCGCCCGCGCCGCCGATGGCTTTGCGCCGCCGCCCTTCGATGCGATGGCGTGGACACATGCGGTGGGCAGCCTGGAAAGCGGCGGCGTGCAAGGCAATCCCGCGCCACGGCCGGACCTAGCTGCACTGGAATGGCTGGCCGACGGAGCGGGCGGCGCCAGTTATCATGCGGCAGGGCTGGCCTACTGGTCGCACGTGCAGGCCCTGCGTCCCGGCAAGAACGATGGCCTTGCCAAGGTCGAGCACTATGCGGGCGACTTGCGCCAGGGCGACCCGGCGGGCGAATCTGCCGCCACTCCCGTCACCACACCCTTGCTGCTGGCGGCCAAATATGGCGGTTTTCTCGATGCGAACGGCGACGCCAACCCATTCAAGAGCGCAACTGGCAGCGCGTTCGATGAATGGAGCCTGGACGGCCGCTGGCCCGCCCATTACTTGCCCGGCAGCGATCCGGCCGCCCTGATCGCGGGACTGCGCGCGGCTTTTGCGGCCGCCGACAAGGCTACCTTGCCAGCGACGCTTGCTGGGCCGGCCCTGATGGCGCTGGCCAGCGGGACGGAAGAGGCATACTGGTTCCAGACGCAGCTGCGCCTGGCCGATGGCGGCATGACCTTGTCGCGCACCGCGTTTGCCGTGGGCGCCGATGGGGCACTGCTTCCCGGCAAGCCATCGTGGACCGCTGGCGGACAAGAGAAGCCGGTGCCGGATGGCACGCCCGCGTCCTTGCGTCTCGTCTACACGCCCGACGCCAAGGGCGCCCTGATGCCGCTGGCCTGGAAGCGGCTCGATGCGGAACAGCGCGGCGCATTCGACGGCGGCGATGGGCGAGGGGAGGCGCGCCTGGCGTACCTGCTGGGCCAGCGCACGCACGAGGTGGGCCAGCCGGGCGGATTTCTGCGGCGCAGGTCAGGCAGCCTGGGCGCGGCAGCCTACGGCAATCTGCTGTACGTGGGCGCGCCGGGACTGGGCATGCCTGGCGCCGGCTATGGCTTGCACCGCCAGGCGCTGCTGCAGCGGCGCAAAATGCTCTACCTTGGCGCCAACGACGGTTTGCTGCATGCCTTCGATGCGCGCACGGGCAGCGAAGTGTTTGCCTATCTGCCGCAGGCCCTGCTGCAACTTGCTCCAGCCGCTGCGAGCACTCACTACAGCCCCGGTCCGCTGCTCGATGGCGCTGCAGCCACGGCGGAAGTGCTGGCGCTGGGGCGCTGGAAGACGGTGCTGGTGTCGGGCATGGGCGGCGGGGCGCAAGGCGTGTTTGCGCTCGACATCACCGATCCGGCCCGCTTCGCGCAAGACGGGGCACTGTGGGAGTTTACGGACCGCGACGACAGGCTGATGGGTAACGTGCGCACGCCGCCTGCGTTTGCCCGCATCAACATGGGCGGCAAGGAGGGGGCGCCGGCCTACCGCGACTTTGCCATCGTCGCCAGCGGCTACAACAACCATGTCAACGACGGCAAGGACACGACGGCGCCCGCCGCGGCGGCCGCCATCTTCCTGCTGGCGCTGGACAAGGCGCCCGGCACGCCATGGACGTTGGGAAGTAATTACTTCCGTCTCAAGGTGCCTGTGGCCAGCGGTGGCGGTGGCGGCCATGATGCGGGCGCCGATGCCGTCCCCCACGCGCTGGGTCCGCCCGCCGTGGTGCCGGGTGGCGACGGCGCACTGGCTTATTTGTATGTGGGCGATTTGCAGGGCAATATCTGGCGCCTCGACATGACTGGCGGACCGCCGTGGAAGGACGGGCAAGGACGCAAGCTCGTCTTTGTTGCGCGCGATACCCAGGGCCGGCGCCAGCCCGTGACGCAGCAGTTGAGCGTGGCGTACGCACCCGGTGGCGGCTATGTGCTGCTGTTCGGCACGGGCAAGCTGGTCGAAGCGGCCGATACCTGGCCCGACGCCTTCCTGTCGCAGTCGTTTTACGCCGTTCACGACGATGTGCGGGCAAGTTCGCCCACGCGCAGCCGGGCCGACCTGGAACAGCGCAGCTTGGGCGAAGCGCTGGGCGGCCTTCGCGTCGACGGCGCCGAGCTGCGCTATACGGGCAGCGACGCCATGCGCGGCTGGTACCTCGATTTTATGGATACCGCGCAGACGGGCGAGCGCAGCATCAGCAGTCCCGTATTGGCTGCCGGCAAGGTGCTGTTCAACACCGTCCTGCCGGGGCGCGATCCTTGCGCCAGGCCGGCCACGCGCCTGTACGTGCTCGACGTGCTGAGCGGCTTTGCCGCCGATGGCGCCGGTGTCGTGCAAGCGGGCGAGCAGACGGGACGCTTGTTCGATGGCCTGGCGCGCGCGCCGCCGCTGGCGCTGGAGCTGAACAGCACGGTGGGTGCCGCCACGGCCACCGGGCGGGCCGAGGGGCGCAAGGAACTGGCCGTGCTGCAGCCTGGCTTGCCCGGCGCGACCAGCGGTGCGGGGCTCAAGGTCGTCAGCGCGCCGCTGCCGGCCCGGCGCCTGAGCTGGCGCGAAGTGGCGAACTGGCGCGAATTGCACGAGGCGGCCAAGAAAAAATAG
- a CDS encoding type IV pilin protein: MGTLARRNGFAANGGTPAANPQGFSLIELLSALAIMSLLLALAVPAYHSHVVRAKRVQGQAALLRLMQQQERYYSQNNRYLAFSSASPAQQSQQFPCWSGEGGAAGSAYEIEALACPGLTIGQCVLLRAMPGTSKVDAQFQDADCGVLSLNSTGQRGSSGPASHCWP; encoded by the coding sequence ATGGGGACGCTGGCAAGGCGGAATGGGTTCGCTGCGAACGGTGGAACTCCTGCTGCCAACCCGCAGGGCTTCAGCCTGATCGAGCTGCTGTCCGCGCTGGCGATCATGAGCCTGCTGCTGGCGCTGGCCGTGCCCGCTTATCACAGCCATGTCGTGCGTGCCAAGCGGGTGCAGGGACAGGCGGCCCTGCTGCGCCTGATGCAGCAGCAGGAGCGCTATTACTCGCAAAATAACCGCTATCTGGCCTTTTCCTCGGCATCGCCGGCGCAGCAGTCGCAGCAATTTCCATGCTGGTCGGGCGAAGGGGGCGCGGCTGGCAGCGCGTATGAAATCGAGGCGCTGGCCTGTCCCGGCCTGACGATCGGGCAATGCGTACTGTTGCGCGCCATGCCGGGCACGTCCAAGGTTGATGCGCAGTTCCAGGATGCCGATTGCGGCGTGTTGTCCTTGAACAGCACGGGCCAGCGCGGCAGCAGCGGCCCCGCCAGCCATTGCTGGCCCTAG
- a CDS encoding GspH/FimT family protein — MLELLAVLAIAALLAAAAMPSLQHLLARQQVRAAATDLFSAIELTRAQAMARGQRVLLMPAGPGGTDWRTGWQIFIDRNANLVFDGDDELLFRQGPLPEGITAQFVFSSATAPFYIAYNGAGRSCSATNSLAARWGTLSLALGKQVRHIKINMLGRVRVCDPQQQAANCSGVADSS, encoded by the coding sequence ATGCTCGAATTGCTGGCCGTGCTGGCGATTGCCGCGCTGCTGGCGGCCGCTGCCATGCCCAGCTTGCAGCATCTGCTGGCGCGCCAGCAGGTGCGCGCGGCGGCGACCGACTTGTTCTCGGCCATCGAACTGACGCGGGCGCAGGCGATGGCGCGCGGGCAGCGCGTGTTGCTGATGCCGGCCGGGCCCGGTGGCACGGACTGGCGCACGGGCTGGCAGATATTCATCGACCGCAATGCCAACCTCGTGTTCGATGGCGATGACGAATTGCTGTTCCGCCAAGGGCCGCTGCCGGAGGGCATCACGGCCCAGTTCGTGTTTTCGTCGGCCACGGCGCCGTTTTATATCGCCTACAATGGCGCAGGACGCAGTTGCAGCGCGACCAATAGCCTGGCGGCGCGCTGGGGTACCTTGTCCCTGGCTTTGGGAAAGCAGGTGCGGCATATTAAAATCAATATGCTGGGCAGGGTGCGTGTGTGCGATCCGCAGCAGCAGGCGGCCAATTGCAGCGGCGTGGCCGACAGTTCGTAG
- the ribD gene encoding bifunctional diaminohydroxyphosphoribosylaminopyrimidine deaminase/5-amino-6-(5-phosphoribosylamino)uracil reductase RibD, with the protein MEILNDIDGMRLALEWAARGLYTTSPNPRIGCVIVKDGQVIGAGVTQAAGQDHAEVQALANAAARGNDVRGATAYVTLEPCNHHGRTPPCSDALVRAGLGRVVAAMTDPNPLVAGQGLAKLQAAGIAVTTDVLADEAYEMNIGFFSRMQRGKPWVRMKTAASLDGMTALHNGQSQWITGPAARADGHAWRARACAILTGIGTVKADDPQLNVRAVETPRQPRRIVVDSRLDISLDARILQGGGTWIVAAVANPEKEAQLRALGAEVILLPNGDGKVDLAALMLELGRRQCNEVHVEAGAKLNGSLIREGCVDELLVYLAPTLLGDAQGMFALPALTDIKQQRTLQFHQVQQVGEDVRILARFAQRN; encoded by the coding sequence GTGGAAATACTCAACGATATTGATGGCATGCGCCTGGCGCTGGAATGGGCGGCGCGCGGTTTGTACACGACCTCGCCCAATCCCCGCATCGGCTGCGTCATCGTCAAGGATGGCCAGGTGATCGGTGCCGGCGTGACGCAGGCGGCCGGGCAGGATCATGCCGAGGTGCAAGCGCTGGCCAATGCGGCGGCGCGCGGCAACGACGTGCGCGGCGCCACCGCCTATGTCACCCTGGAGCCGTGCAACCACCACGGCCGCACGCCGCCATGCTCCGATGCGCTCGTGCGCGCGGGGCTGGGCCGCGTCGTGGCCGCCATGACGGACCCGAACCCGCTGGTGGCGGGGCAGGGGCTGGCCAAGCTGCAAGCGGCCGGCATCGCCGTCACCACGGATGTGCTGGCCGATGAGGCGTATGAAATGAATATCGGCTTCTTTTCGCGCATGCAGCGCGGCAAGCCGTGGGTGCGCATGAAAACGGCGGCCAGCCTGGACGGCATGACGGCCTTGCACAATGGCCAAAGCCAGTGGATCACGGGGCCCGCAGCGCGCGCCGATGGCCACGCGTGGCGCGCGCGCGCCTGCGCCATCCTCACGGGCATCGGCACTGTCAAGGCGGACGATCCGCAACTGAATGTGCGCGCCGTCGAGACGCCGCGCCAGCCGCGCCGCATCGTCGTCGACAGCCGGCTCGACATCAGCCTCGACGCGCGCATCTTGCAGGGCGGCGGCACGTGGATCGTGGCGGCCGTTGCCAATCCGGAAAAGGAAGCGCAGCTGCGCGCCTTGGGCGCGGAAGTCATCCTGCTGCCGAACGGGGACGGCAAGGTCGACCTGGCCGCGCTGATGCTGGAACTGGGACGCCGGCAATGCAATGAAGTCCACGTCGAGGCCGGCGCCAAACTGAACGGCTCGCTGATCCGCGAAGGCTGCGTCGACGAGCTGCTGGTCTACCTGGCGCCCACCTTGCTGGGAGACGCGCAAGGCATGTTTGCCTTGCCCGCCTTGACGGATATCAAGCAACAGCGCACTTTGCAATTTCACCAGGTTCAGCAAGTGGGCGAAGATGTGCGTATCCTTGCAAGATTCGCCCAGCGCAATTAA
- a CDS encoding riboflavin synthase codes for MFTGIVAAIGKIETVQALDGGLDAGVRLNIHAGGLPLADVALGDSIAINGACMTVVEKSDTGFAVDVSRESLNCTVGLDTTTEVNLEKALTLAERLGGHLVSGHVDGLGIVRKFEAVGESWELVIEAPHELAKYLAFKGSVVVNGVSLTVNRVEDLGAGAVNGCRFSINLIPHTIAMTTLKHLTVDGKVNLEIDLIARYVERMLSLDKAAA; via the coding sequence ATGTTTACAGGAATTGTTGCCGCCATCGGCAAGATTGAAACCGTGCAAGCACTCGACGGCGGCCTCGACGCAGGCGTGCGCCTGAACATCCATGCGGGCGGCTTGCCGCTGGCCGATGTGGCCCTGGGCGACTCCATCGCCATCAATGGCGCCTGCATGACGGTGGTGGAAAAATCGGACACGGGCTTTGCCGTCGATGTCTCGCGCGAAAGCCTCAATTGCACCGTGGGTCTCGATACCACCACGGAAGTCAACCTGGAAAAAGCCCTGACCCTGGCCGAGCGCCTGGGTGGCCATCTGGTGTCCGGCCACGTCGACGGCCTGGGCATCGTGCGCAAGTTCGAAGCCGTGGGCGAATCGTGGGAACTGGTGATCGAAGCGCCGCACGAGCTGGCGAAATACCTGGCCTTCAAGGGTTCCGTCGTCGTCAATGGCGTGTCACTGACCGTCAACAGAGTAGAAGACCTGGGCGCGGGCGCCGTCAACGGCTGCCGCTTCTCGATCAACCTGATTCCGCACACGATCGCCATGACGACCTTGAAACACTTGACGGTCGATGGCAAGGTCAACCTGGAAATCGACCTGATCGCCCGCTATGTCGAGCGCATGTTGTCGCTGGACAAGGCTGCCGCCTGA